A single region of the Lates calcarifer isolate ASB-BC8 linkage group LG16_LG22, TLL_Latcal_v3, whole genome shotgun sequence genome encodes:
- the mrps6 gene encoding 28S ribosomal protein S6, mitochondrial: MPRYELALILKAMQRPETAATLRRTVETLMERGAVVRHLENLGERVLPYKITKHNERHSRGAYFLVDFYAAPDILPGLLNHLHRDVDVVRPTVLKKDDPVPSSNCCGPQQ, from the coding sequence ATGCCTCGGTACGAACTGGCCCTGATCTTGAAGGCAATGCAGCGGCCGGAAACGGCGGCTACTCTCCGGCGGACGGTGGAGACTCTGATGGAGCGGGGCGCGGTGGTCAGGCACCTAGAGAACTTGGGAGAGAGAGTGCTGCCCTACAAGATAACCAAACACAACGAGAGGCACAGCCGTGGGGCTTACTTTCTGGTTGATTTTTACGCAGCCCCTGACATCCTCCCGGGCTTACTGAATCACCTGCACCGTGATGTAGACGTGGTGAGGCCCACTGTGCTGAAGAAGGACGACCCGGTTCCCAGTAGCAACTGCTGTGGCCCCCAACAGTGA
- the nolc1 gene encoding LOW QUALITY PROTEIN: nucleolar and coiled-body phosphoprotein 1 (The sequence of the model RefSeq protein was modified relative to this genomic sequence to represent the inferred CDS: inserted 1 base in 1 codon; deleted 2 bases in 2 codons) — MRRIPDSSFLSRRSVVKMAAQKSVPSDLFKCVYSFLLENKFTKAAEQFLKQTKVTPLDEKEESLVNIYNFWVKSPEAKKRKAPNEADITNGPSAKKSKTTTESSSSEESSSEDEEAVAKPTKAPAAAKVVPAKAAAAAATKAASSSSEDSSDSEEEEKAPAKAPTKAPVKPVASAPAAAGSTRKKDSSSSSEESDSEDEQPAKAPAPKPKAGAVTPSKPAVPAKGAVQKKQQSSSSEDSSSDSEDEEPAKAPVKPTPVKAAAAAAAESSSEDSSSEDEAPPSKKPKAGAYSAVPPPASIQKAPAAPAASKAKDSDSSDSSDDSSDEEEEKKAAAKPAPVKTAAAKPGVAKPAAKKQESSSESSDSSSDEERQRNPAAKVTPAKAAPAKPVPAKAAPAKKEDSDSDSSSSEDEEEVKKPPAKVTPAKAGPAKPVAAKATPAKEDSSEEDSSSEEETAAKKPPAKPAPAKTPPAKKDESSSSDSDSSSEDEAPAKPATKTAAPAKPTASKAPAKKAESSSDSEDSSEDEEPVKSKPAAKPSTPASKAATPVAKPPAAAESSSDSDSSDEEEEPAKAKPTGTKPATPASKAATPAAKPAAAAESSSDSDSSSEDEEPVKAKSAAAKPATPASKPATPAAKPAAAAESSSDSDSDSSDSDNKATKPAVKKQAPAVAAAAKKPAAAAKDSSDSSDESSSDEEEEPKKAAPAPKPAATKAAAAPTKKAEESSSDSSDSSDSETETKSIPAVTNGKAATPKTASAAAKAPAKPEESSSSDSSSEEEEEASKSTKVPVKVQKPGTPAAAAKTTPAAKPKEXSSSSSSDSSSDEEEAPRKAATAPSTPATNGTNGKRKRDKESSESEEEETEVTTPKNKKATTTPQTFPKANKKSSNVPFRRIREDEVEVDPRLMDNSFDAKHGATGDWGQKANEILKFTKGKSFRHEKTKKKRGSYRGGAISTTVNSIKFDSD; from the exons ATGCGCCGGATTCCGgactcctccttcctttccaGAAGGAGCGTGGTGAAGATGGCGGCGCAGAAGTCGGTGCCGAGTGATCTTTTCAAATGCGTTTATTCATTTCTGCTGGAGAACAAGTTCACTAAGGCGGCGGAGCAGTTTCTGAAACAGACGAAAGTG ACTCCACTagatgaaaaggaggagagCCTCGTCAACATCTACAACTTCTGGGTGAA GTCTCCTGAGGCCAAGAAACGAAAAGCACCTAATGAGGCAGACATTACCAACGGTCCATCGGCCAAGAAATCAAAAACCACTACAGAGAGCTCCAGCAGCGAAGAGTCAAGCAGTGAGGATGAAGAAGCTGTTGCAAAACCAACTAAGGCCCCTGCAG CAGCCAAGGTGGTGCCTgctaaagcagcagcagctgcagctacTAAAGCTGCATCCAGCAGCAGTGAAGACTCCAGtgactctgaggaggaggagaaggctCCTGCAAAGGCTCCCACAAAG GCTCCTGTGAAGCCAGTTGCTTCTGCTCCCGCTGCTGCAGGCAGCACAAGGAAGAAAGacagcagctccagcagtgAAGAATCTGACTCTGAGGATGAGCAGCCCGCTAAAGCCCCTGCACCAA AACCCAAGGCAGGTGCAGTCACACCATCCAAACCAGCTGTTCCTGCCAAAGGAGCAGttcagaaaaagcagcagagtaGCAGTAGTGAAGACAGTTCCTCAGATTCTGAAGATGAAGAACCAGCTAAG GCTCCAGTCAAACCCACCCCAGTaaaggctgctgctgcagctgcagctgaatcaAGTAGTGAAGATTCTTCATCTGAAGATGAGGCTCCTCCCAGCAAAAAACCAAAAGCAG GAGCGTACAGTGCAGTCCCACCACCTGCTTCAATCCAGAAAGCCCCAGCTGCACCGGCAGCCAGCAAGGCCAAGGACAGCGACTCCTCAGACAGCAGTGATGACAGCAGTGacgaggaagaagagaagaaagcagCTG CGAAACCTGCACCGGTAAAGACAGCTGCTGCCAAACCTGGTGTGGCCAAGCCTGCTGCAAAGAAGCAGGAATCCAGCTCTGAGAGTTCAG ATTCAAGCTCAGATGAAGAG AGGCAAAGAAACCCTGCAGCCAAAGTCACTCCAGCTAAAGCGGCCCCAGCCAAACCTGTCCCGGCCAAGGCTGCACCCGCTAAAAAGGAAGACTCAGACTCTGATTCATCAAGttcagaggatgaagaggaggtgaagaaacCTCCAGCGAAGGTGACCCCTGCTAAGGCTGGCCCAGCTAAACCTGTTGCAGCTAAAGCCACACCAGCTAAAGAAGACTCCTCAGAGGAGGATTCCagttcagaggaggagacagcagcaaAGAAGCCCCCGGCTAAACCTGCACCCGCCAAGACTCCCCCAGCTAAAAAAGATGAGTCCTCAAGCTCAG atTCAGACAGCAGCTCTGAAGATGAGGCTCCAGCAAAACCTGCCACCAAAACTGCAGCTCCAGCAAAACCTACTGCTTCCAAAGCCCCAGCCAAgaaagcagagagcagctctgaTTCAGAGGACTCCTCCGAGGATGAGGAACCAGTGAAATCTAAGCCAGCAGCCAAACCATCCACCCCTGCTTCAAAGGCTGCTACCCCTGTTGCAaagcctcctgcagcagctgagagcagctctgactctgattcctctgatgaggaggaggaaccAGCTAAGGCCAAGCCCACAGGAACTAAACCTGCAACTCCAGCTTCAAAGGCTGCTACTCCTGCAGctaaacctgctgctgcagcagagagcagctcagaCTCTGACTCCTCTTCTGAAGATGAAGAACCAGTCAAGGCTAAATCTGCAGCAGCTAAACCAGCTACTCCAGCCTCAAAGCCAGCTACTCCTGCAGCAAagcctgctgcagcagcagagagcagctcagactcagacagtgacagctcagactcagacaACAAGGCCACCAAACCTGCAGTCAAGAAACAAGCTCCAGCAGTAGCAGCTGCTGCCAAGAAACCTGCCGCCGCTGCTAAGGATTCTTCTGACTCCAGTGATGAAAGTTCCAGTGACGAGGAGGAGGAACCCAAGAAGGCAGCACCGGCACCCAAGCCAGCAGCCAcaaaggctgctgctgctccaacaaAGAAGGCTGAGGAGAGCAGCTCTGACTCCTCC GATAGCTCTGATTCTGAAACCGAGACCAAGTCCATCCCTGCTGTTACCAATGGCAAAGCAGCAACACCCAAGACAGCCAGTGCAGCAGCCAAGGCCCCAGCAAAACCAGAGGAGTCCTCATCCAGTGACAGTagctctgaggaggaggaagaggccagtaaaagtacaaaagtaccagtaaaagtacaaaaaccTGGTacacctgctgcagcagcaaagacaACTCCTGCAGCTAAACctaaag agagcagcagcagctcctcagacAGTTCATCAGATGAGGAGGAAGCACCGCGCAAAGCAGCCACAGCACCCAGCACCCCTGCAACTAACG GTACcaatggaaagagaaaaagagacaaagaatcatcagagagtgaagaggaagagacagaagtCACGACAccaaaaaacaagaaagcaacaacaacacctCAGACTTTCCCTAAAGCAAATAAGAAG TCTTCCAACGTCCCTTTCCGTAGAATAAGGGAGGATGAAGTAGAAGTGGATCCCCGTCTTATGGACAACTCTTTTGATGCAAAG CATGGAGCCACAGGGGATTGGGGGCAGAAAGCCAATGAGATACTCAAGTTCACGAAAGGCAAGTCATTCCGCCACGAAAAGACCAAGAAGAAGAGGGGAAGCTACCGTGGCGGAGCCATCTCCACCACAGTCAACTCCATTAAGTTTGACAGTGACTGA